A window of Ignavibacterium sp. contains these coding sequences:
- the scpB gene encoding SMC-Scp complex subunit ScpB produces MENIYKNIIEALIFSSDEPLTNSEIIKAIKGIDGEDAEITAEDINSAIDLLNQEYEATSRAVKIVKIAGGYLFATREEFAKYIGYLSSEKTKRRLSQAALETLAIIAYKQPITKPELESIRGVNSDYILATLLDKKLITISGRAETIGRPLLYTTTDEFLKYFGLNSLSDLPKPREIEEIMQDEDFIEQKNKIMMNAVEETLEKEMENEENSDETE; encoded by the coding sequence ATGGAAAACATATATAAAAACATCATTGAAGCTCTGATATTTTCATCAGACGAACCTTTAACCAATTCGGAAATCATCAAAGCAATAAAAGGAATCGATGGTGAAGATGCTGAGATAACTGCAGAAGATATTAATTCAGCGATAGATTTGCTGAATCAGGAATATGAAGCAACTTCAAGAGCAGTTAAGATTGTGAAGATTGCTGGCGGATATCTTTTTGCTACGCGGGAAGAATTTGCAAAGTATATCGGTTATTTGTCTTCAGAAAAAACAAAGAGAAGATTAAGTCAGGCAGCACTTGAGACATTAGCTATTATTGCATATAAACAGCCAATAACAAAACCCGAGCTTGAATCAATTCGTGGAGTAAATTCAGATTACATACTTGCAACTTTACTGGATAAAAAATTAATCACAATCTCAGGAAGAGCGGAAACTATTGGTCGACCGCTGCTTTATACTACAACAGATGAATTTCTTAAATACTTCGGTTTGAATAGTCTGAGTGATTTGCCGAAGCCAAGAGAAATTGAAGAAATTATGCAGGATGAAGACTTTATCGAACAGAAAAACAAGATAATGATGAATGCAGTTGAAGAAACACTTGAAAAGGAAATGGAGAACGAAGAGAATTCTGATGAGACTGAATAA
- the acpS gene encoding holo-ACP synthase: MVIGIGIDIIEIERIKQSIDRFGDHFIKKIFTENEIKYCSSKFNKYQHYAARFAAKEAVYKALASSWQPIASWKSMEIVNESSGIPKLVTFGKLREFLSDDKEIKISISHSDNYVTCVAIIYKKS, translated from the coding sequence ATGGTAATAGGAATTGGCATAGACATAATCGAAATTGAAAGAATAAAACAAAGCATTGATCGTTTTGGTGATCATTTTATAAAAAAAATATTTACCGAAAACGAAATCAAATACTGTTCTTCGAAGTTCAATAAATATCAACACTACGCTGCAAGATTTGCTGCCAAGGAAGCTGTCTATAAAGCGCTTGCTTCAAGTTGGCAACCAATTGCATCCTGGAAAAGTATGGAGATTGTTAACGAAAGTAGTGGCATCCCAAAATTAGTTACCTTTGGAAAGCTAAGAGAATTTTTATCCGATGATAAAGAAATAAAAATATCCATTTCACACTCCGATAATTATGTAACTTGTGTCGCAATCATTTATAAAAAATCCTGA
- a CDS encoding segregation/condensation protein A, which translates to MYKIRLEHFEGPLDLLLFFIKRDELNIYDIPISKITKEFLEYVNYIRMLDLETAGEFILMASTLMHIKVRMLLPREVDEKGEEIDPRADLVRALLEYKRYKEVSEELSFLESNQRKLSFRGNFSADPIETPNEYGILLKNITVYDIAKAFRKVIEGIKPEPVHQIRKINITIEEQMNYILGKINEYTNLHFLTLVHGMKEKIRVVITFIAILELVKMQRIGLKESSNFNDFVIYKIDNGKHI; encoded by the coding sequence ATGTATAAAATTAGGTTAGAACATTTCGAAGGACCTCTTGATTTACTTCTCTTTTTCATTAAGAGAGATGAATTGAATATTTATGACATTCCTATTTCAAAAATCACAAAGGAATTTCTTGAATATGTGAACTATATCCGAATGCTTGATCTTGAAACTGCTGGCGAGTTTATTTTAATGGCTTCTACTTTAATGCACATTAAAGTGAGAATGCTTTTACCTCGTGAGGTTGATGAGAAGGGTGAAGAAATTGATCCTCGTGCTGATTTGGTTCGTGCATTACTTGAATATAAAAGATATAAAGAAGTTTCTGAGGAGTTATCTTTTCTGGAATCAAATCAGAGAAAATTAAGCTTCAGAGGAAATTTTTCTGCGGATCCAATCGAAACACCAAACGAATACGGAATTTTATTAAAGAATATTACAGTATATGATATTGCAAAAGCATTCCGTAAAGTAATTGAGGGAATTAAACCTGAACCGGTTCATCAAATAAGAAAAATAAATATCACAATTGAAGAACAAATGAATTATATCCTTGGTAAGATAAATGAATATACAAATCTTCATTTTCTTACTCTTGTTCACGGAATGAAAGAAAAGATTAGAGTCGTTATCACATTTATAGCAATTCTTGAATTAGTTAAGATGCAAAGAATCGGATTGAAAGAATCTTCTAACTTTAATGATTTTGTAATTTACAAGATTGACAATGGAAAACATATATAA
- the ggt gene encoding gamma-glutamyltransferase: protein MQTSSKLFLFLLLVINFNLFAEAPDPVRGKNGMVVSASKLASEVGVEILKKGGNAIDAAVAVGFALAVTYPSAGNIGGGGFMVIRLKDGTTTTIDYREKAPLKAHEKMFQDSLGNFLPELSQEGTTSAGVPGSVAGMIYALEKYGTMKLKDVLEPAIKLAEQGFTLDYRLVQSINYFHNDFLKYPSSAKIFTKSGQPFEEGDLFIQKDLANTLKLIAERGKDGFYKGEVAKNIFSQVQALGGIISLEDLESYQPVERKPLISTFRDYEIVTMGPPSGGGITLIQTLNILENKTFTRDDWGSSDYIHTVTEAFKFSFADRSKYLGDPDFFQVPVDNLISKKYAKELFNKISDNAIPSGQIIPGEFFSLNESKETTHYSVIDKDGNAVSTTTTINSSYGSRIVVEGAGFLLNNEMDDFSSKPGEPNQFGLIGSEANKIEPGKRMLSSMTPTIITKDNKPVLILGSPGGSTIPTVVCQVILNYLEFGMDIQEAVNAARFHHQWLPDQIDYEEFGIAKDVLDNLIRKGQIIGGKKMLGRVEAIAVENDLYLGATDPRGFGAAIGY from the coding sequence ATGCAAACATCTTCTAAGTTATTTCTTTTTCTTCTACTGGTCATTAATTTCAATTTATTCGCTGAAGCACCAGATCCTGTTAGAGGTAAAAATGGAATGGTTGTCTCAGCATCTAAACTTGCGTCTGAAGTTGGAGTAGAGATATTGAAAAAAGGTGGTAATGCAATCGATGCTGCTGTTGCAGTTGGGTTTGCGTTGGCTGTAACATATCCTTCGGCAGGAAATATTGGTGGTGGTGGCTTTATGGTAATCAGATTAAAAGATGGAACGACAACAACGATTGATTACAGAGAAAAAGCACCTCTTAAAGCACACGAGAAAATGTTTCAGGATTCGTTAGGAAATTTTTTGCCGGAACTCAGTCAGGAAGGAACAACTTCTGCAGGTGTGCCTGGTAGTGTTGCGGGAATGATTTATGCTCTTGAGAAATATGGAACAATGAAACTCAAGGATGTACTTGAACCTGCAATAAAACTTGCTGAACAAGGTTTTACTCTCGATTACAGACTGGTTCAATCAATAAATTATTTTCATAACGACTTTCTTAAATATCCATCATCAGCAAAAATATTTACCAAAAGTGGTCAACCATTTGAAGAAGGCGACCTTTTTATTCAAAAAGATTTAGCCAATACTTTGAAGCTAATTGCAGAAAGAGGTAAAGATGGATTTTATAAAGGAGAGGTGGCTAAAAATATTTTTTCACAGGTTCAGGCGTTGGGTGGAATTATTTCATTAGAAGACCTTGAAAGTTATCAACCTGTTGAGCGGAAACCTCTTATATCTACTTTTCGTGATTACGAAATCGTAACAATGGGACCTCCCAGTGGAGGCGGAATAACATTGATTCAAACATTAAACATTCTTGAAAATAAAACCTTCACAAGAGATGATTGGGGAAGCAGTGATTACATACATACAGTTACTGAAGCTTTTAAATTTTCCTTCGCTGACAGATCAAAGTATTTGGGTGATCCTGACTTTTTCCAGGTTCCTGTGGATAATCTTATTTCAAAAAAATATGCTAAAGAACTTTTTAATAAAATTTCTGATAACGCAATTCCATCGGGTCAGATTATTCCGGGAGAATTTTTCTCATTAAATGAAAGTAAAGAAACAACTCACTATTCTGTGATTGACAAGGATGGAAATGCTGTCAGCACAACGACCACAATAAATTCATCTTATGGTTCAAGAATAGTAGTCGAAGGCGCAGGATTTTTATTAAATAATGAAATGGATGATTTTAGTTCAAAGCCAGGTGAACCAAACCAATTTGGTTTAATAGGAAGTGAAGCAAACAAGATTGAACCAGGTAAAAGAATGTTAAGCTCTATGACACCAACAATAATTACAAAAGATAACAAACCTGTTTTAATTCTTGGCTCGCCGGGTGGTTCTACAATTCCAACAGTAGTTTGTCAGGTGATTTTGAATTATCTGGAATTTGGAATGGATATTCAGGAAGCTGTTAATGCTGCACGTTTTCATCATCAATGGTTACCAGACCAAATTGATTATGAAGAATTTGGAATTGCAAAGGATGTACTGGACAATCTGATAAGAAAAGGACAAATCATTGGTGGAAAGAAAATGTTGGGAAGAGTTGAAGCGATAGCCGTTGAGAATGATTTGTATCTCGGAGCAACTGATCCAAGAGGATTTGGTGCAGCAATAGGATATTAA
- a CDS encoding pseudouridine synthase has translation MRLNKFISESGVTSRRKAEELILQGRVTVNNKTITTLAFNVDPEKDIVALDGERIRQKKKLYFLLNKPSGYISTTDDERGRRTVLDLIPVREKLFPVGRLDADTTGVLLLTNDGDFANQLLHPRNKIIRVYEAKLDKELEEKDAERLIKGILLDKRKSKFEKVYFDKPKDRTRVTVECVEGRNHFVKRMFALLGYEVKKLNRKSFAGIEANIPVGSYRELTIAEIKKLYQHNV, from the coding sequence ATGAGACTGAATAAGTTTATTTCTGAAAGTGGAGTTACATCAAGAAGAAAAGCAGAAGAACTAATTCTTCAAGGTCGTGTAACAGTTAATAATAAAACCATCACAACTTTAGCTTTCAATGTTGATCCCGAAAAAGATATTGTTGCTCTTGATGGTGAGAGAATAAGACAAAAGAAAAAACTATACTTTCTGCTGAATAAACCTTCGGGTTATATTTCAACTACTGACGATGAAAGAGGAAGAAGAACGGTTCTCGATTTAATTCCTGTTCGCGAAAAATTATTTCCTGTTGGTAGACTCGACGCTGATACAACAGGAGTTCTGTTACTTACTAATGATGGTGATTTTGCTAATCAGCTTCTTCATCCCAGAAATAAAATAATTAGAGTTTATGAAGCCAAATTAGATAAAGAACTTGAAGAGAAAGATGCAGAGCGTTTGATTAAAGGAATTTTACTCGATAAAAGAAAAAGTAAATTTGAAAAAGTTTATTTTGATAAACCTAAAGACAGAACAAGAGTTACTGTAGAATGCGTTGAAGGAAGAAATCATTTTGTGAAACGAATGTTTGCTTTACTTGGTTATGAGGTTAAAAAGCTGAACAGAAAAAGTTTTGCCGGAATTGAGGCAAACATTCCTGTCGGTTCATACAGAGAATTAACGATTGCTGAAATTAAAAAATTATATCAACATAATGTTTAA
- the trpS gene encoding tryptophan--tRNA ligase yields the protein MADKRILSGMRPTGKLHIGHYVGALENWVKLQHEYQSYYLIADYHVLTTNLDTSDIYDNSIQMLIDWLAAGLDPVKSPMFRQSQIKQHTELHLIFSMLITVNRLERNPTLKDQIRDLNIENVIYGHLGYPVLQTADILLYKGNFVPVGEDQVPHIEISREIARRFNNQYGEVFPEPEPLLTKFARLQGLDGNAKMSKSLGNTILLSDDPDTIKNKLRKAVTDPNKIRKGDPGNPDICLVFSYHKKFNPDEVAEIDKNCRSGALGCVDCKMNCASKIASFFEPVREKRKYYEERMNEVLDILHDGENRARAFAEQTMSEVHEKMKLG from the coding sequence ATGGCTGATAAAAGAATCTTAAGCGGAATGCGTCCGACTGGTAAACTTCATATTGGACACTATGTTGGAGCATTGGAAAATTGGGTAAAACTTCAACACGAATATCAGAGTTATTATCTGATTGCTGATTATCATGTACTCACAACCAATCTTGATACTTCTGATATTTATGATAATTCTATTCAGATGTTGATTGATTGGCTTGCTGCAGGACTTGATCCTGTTAAGAGTCCGATGTTCAGACAATCACAGATAAAACAACATACAGAGTTACATCTGATATTCAGTATGTTAATCACTGTTAATCGTCTTGAAAGAAATCCAACTTTGAAAGATCAGATAAGAGATTTGAATATTGAAAATGTTATTTACGGTCACCTTGGATATCCTGTTTTGCAAACCGCAGACATTCTTTTATATAAAGGAAATTTTGTCCCGGTCGGAGAAGATCAGGTTCCGCACATCGAAATTTCAAGAGAGATTGCACGAAGATTTAACAATCAATACGGAGAAGTTTTCCCTGAGCCAGAACCATTACTAACAAAGTTCGCCAGACTTCAGGGACTTGATGGAAATGCTAAGATGAGTAAGTCACTTGGCAATACAATACTTCTTTCTGACGATCCGGATACTATCAAAAATAAATTACGTAAAGCGGTTACTGATCCAAATAAAATAAGAAAAGGTGATCCCGGAAATCCTGACATCTGTCTCGTATTTTCTTATCACAAAAAATTTAATCCTGATGAAGTTGCAGAGATTGATAAAAACTGCAGAAGCGGCGCTTTAGGTTGCGTTGATTGTAAAATGAATTGTGCTTCTAAAATTGCATCATTCTTTGAACCTGTAAGAGAAAAAAGAAAATATTACGAAGAAAGAATGAATGAGGTATTAGATATTCTGCACGATGGCGAAAACAGAGCCAGAGCTTTTGCTGAACAGACAATGAGTGAAGTTCACGAAAAAATGAAATTAGGATAA
- a CDS encoding HNH endonuclease, producing the protein MLIYLGKAEPVIIDEKKALHSVSKTYPWPSIIRISRFIKVPYKKVILTRKNILRRDGYKCAYCGRSDIPLTVDHIIPKARGGDDSWENMICACTRCNNVKGDRTPDEANMKLLFKPFKPSHIMFIKNVVGRLDERWKPYLYLS; encoded by the coding sequence ATGCTCATTTACCTGGGCAAAGCAGAACCTGTCATCATTGATGAAAAAAAAGCTCTACATTCTGTTAGTAAAACCTATCCCTGGCCAAGCATAATCAGAATTAGTCGTTTCATAAAAGTTCCTTATAAAAAGGTAATTCTCACCAGAAAAAATATTTTAAGGCGCGACGGTTATAAGTGTGCTTACTGCGGAAGATCGGATATTCCTTTAACAGTTGATCATATCATTCCAAAAGCCCGGGGTGGTGATGACTCCTGGGAAAATATGATTTGTGCTTGTACAAGATGTAACAACGTTAAAGGAGACAGAACTCCTGATGAAGCTAATATGAAACTACTATTCAAGCCATTCAAACCAAGTCATATTATGTTCATAAAGAATGTAGTTGGTAGATTGGACGAAAGATGGAAACCCTATCTTTATCTGTCTTAA